The Caldanaerovirga acetigignens genome segment CAGTAACGACAAGGCCCGGACTGGAACAAGACAAATGGGGCGGGGCTGTCCTGATAAAGAGTGTCGATAAGAACAATAAAGAAACCGATATCAAAAGTGAATTTTTCAATAAAGCTCTGGACCATCAATTGATGGAAATTCCATTTAAATCGCTAAAAGACACTGCAAAGCTTCGCATAGGTTTCGCCAACAACTTCCCCGGCACTTCCGCCACTTTTAGCAACGCAGAAATTTTTGAAGCAAATGACAAAGCCGCAGGCCGTAGAATAATCCTGGCATACAAGTACATCCCTGAGGCTGTTGCGCAGAGACTATCAAGCATAAGCTTCGGAGAATTCAGCTTTCAGGGCAGGCTCAGCTTTTACCGGGATGCATTGAAAATAATAAAGGAACATCCGTTACTCGGCATAGGCGGAGGCGGCTGGAAGTCCGCGTATTTTGCATACCAGTCGTACCGCTACTTTACCACAGAAGTGCACAGCTTCTTCCTTCAGCTCATGGTGGAAACAGGCATAATCGGTCTTATCGCCTTCCTGGCCATACCGGTGTTGATTATCAGGAATTTAGTTATAAATAAAGCGGACGACCCGGCACGCAGTGCTGTCACTTGGGCTGTCCTTTCCTCCGCTACAGCGATCCTGGGGCACAGCGCCGTAGATTTCAACCTTTCTCTTGCAGCCGTTGCGATATACCTGTGGGCTCTTTTTGGCCTTGCAGCAGCGGACGGTATGACGGCCACCCAAACGGCGAAAAGAAGAAAGCCCGCCACAGGATCTTACGCGGTATTGGTCGTAGGTGGAATCACACTCCTTTTCATCGTGGGCTCGGGGATGCTTTACAGCGGTTACTCTTACGGCCAGAAGGCCGTTCAGGCTCTCCAGCGCGGCGATATAGCGGGGGCTATGGAAGCCTTTGAAAAGGCTTCGAAGTACGATCCCCTTACTGCCTCTTTCAAAGCCGACCTTTCCCAGATTTACGATATAATAGCCGAGCAAGGGAAAAACAAAGAGCTCAAAGATAAAGCCGTAAAACTAAGAGAAGAAGCCGCCGCTATGGAGCCTTATAACGCAAAGCTGAAAAGTTTGCTTGCCGAAATCTACCTTAGAGAAGGCAGGCTGGAAGAGGGTCTATCCCTGTTGGAGGAGGCGGCAAGGCTTAATCCATATAACATAAGTGTGTGGGAAACTCTGGCGGAAGGATACGAAAAAGTAGCGGAAGTATATATAGCGAAAAACCAAGCTGACAGGGCAAAAGAGCTCTTTGGAAAATGTGTTGATATTCCATCGAAGATAATTGAACTTAACCGGAAATCGCCCCAGAGCGATCCAGGCGTAGTAAAACTTGCAGCTACAAAAAATCTAATGCTATACCTCACAAAGGCGGAAAAACTTTCAGAAAGCCCGAACCGCGAAACCGTAAAGAAGTTAGAGGATCTAGTCTTTGCGGCAGACTTCAGCATCGACCTCAACGAAGACGGGCGGCCTGACCTGTGGGATGTGTGGGGCGAAGGCGAGATAAAGATTGATCCAGACAGATTCGCAAGCATAAAGCCTGCAGGAGAATCGGACGTTACCTTATATCTGGCGGAAGGTATAAATCTTGAACCTAATGAGCCTTACGAGGTTGAGCTGGAAGCAGACGTTCTCGAGGGAGGATATAAAATAGATGTAATCGCTGACAATAAAGAAGTATTTAGTTTGGCGGCTGATAAAGGAGAATTTGTTACGCCGAATGATATAGAAGGAAAAGACACGAGGATTAGAGTATTTGTAAATCCCAAAAGCGATGTGTATTTGAGAGGGTTTTTACTGTATAAAAAATAAATTTTCACCAACATAAGACAAGAAAAGAAAAAGCATACAAGAAAGAAAGGATAAGGAAAATGTGGCAGCGCATAAAAGAAATATACGCTTACAGAGAAATGCTAAAAAATTTGGTATCAAAAGAACTAAGGGCAAGGTACAAAGGCTCAATTTTGGGGTTTTTTTGGACCTTTTTTAACCCCCTCTTGATGCTTATTGTCTATAGCTTTGTTTTCTCTTTTGTAATGAGATCGGGAATTAAAAATTACTCCATGTTTCTATTTGTGGCTCTGCTGCCCTGGAATTATCTTTCTAGTTCCATCCTACAGGGGGCGGCCAGTCTTGTCCAGAATGCTTCTTTGATAAAAAAAGTGTATTTTCCAAGGGAAGTGCTGCCTCTTTCAGTTGTGCTAGCAAATCTAATAAATTACCTTTTAAGCCTGCTGATACTTATACCTGCCCTTTTGCTCTTTAAAATTCGGCTGACGTGGGCCCTTTTAGCCTTTCCTTTAGTACTTTTAGTTGAAACTATCCTTGTAGCTTCCCTTACACTCTTGGTTTCGGTAGGCAATGTTTATTTCAGGGACTTAGAGCATATAACCGGAGTCTTCATGACTGCATGGTTTTTCCTTACTCCGGTGGTCTACTCGGCCGAAACGGTGCCTCCTAATGCAAAGAAGTTTTTCGCAATAAATCCTGCAGCACACATTATTGAAGCCTACCGAGACATATTCTATGAAGGTATATGGCCTGATTGGAAGGCCCTTTTATACGTTGGCTTGGGCTGCTTGATTTTATTTTGGTTAAGCCTCTTGGCATTCCAGCGATGGCAGAAGGATATAGCAGAAGAAATATAAATGAAAACGGAGGAAGGGTTTAGGTTGGTACAGGAAATATCCAACGAAATAGCTATAGAAGTTAAAGATGTATGGAAAAAATTCCGACTATATCATGAAAAAACTTATAGCTTGAAAGAAAGGATTATATTCTGGGGACGAAGTAAGACCGAGGATTTCTGGGCTTTAAAAGGTATAAACCTAACCATCCCTAAGGGTAGTACAGTAGGGCTTATAGGCCGCAATGGCTCAGGGAAGAGCACCTTGCTTAAGATAATAAGCCGCATCCTTTACCCAACCCGCGGTGAAGTGAAAATAAACGGCAGGGTTTCAACTCTCCTGGAACTGGGGGCAGGCTTTCACCCGGACTTCACCGGGCGGGAGAATATCTTTCTCAATGCCTCCATCCTGGGCCTGACCAGGAAAGAGATAAAGGAGCGCCTCGACGACATCATCGCTTTCGCGGAGCTCGGCGATTTCATCGATAACCCCGTGCGTAACTATTCTTCAGGTATGTACATGCGGCTGGGCTTCGCTGTAGCTGTGCACGTGGATCCGGAAATTCTTCTTATCGATGAGGTCTTGGCTGTGGGAGACCTTGCCTTCCAGGGAAAATGCCTGGCAAAGATAAAGGAACTACAGAAAAAGGGGACTACCATCATCCTTGTATCTCACGCACCTAAGCAGGTAGAAGAACTATGCCACTTCGCTGTATGGCTGGACAGGGGAGAAATAAAGATGCAAGGGGAAGCTAAAGAAGTGACTAAGGCATACAAGGAGTTTGTAGTGGCGAGCTAATAAAAGAGGTGAACTCATTGAAGCTTCGCGGTGCAATTATATTAGCTGCAGTAGATTGGAATTTCCTGCGGCAGCGGGTGCATCATTTAGCTACCGGTCTGGCACAGGCAGGACTTAAAGTTTTATTCGTGGAAAATACTGCCGTGAGGTCTCCGCGTTTTACAGATCTGCCCCGGATTTTTAGGCGGCTGGAGACAGCCATTATCCGCCCAATACATAGTGATGGAGAACCGCTGCCAGCAAACTTAACAATTTACTCACCTTTGGCCGCGCCCTGGCCTTACAATAAAGTGGCAGTAGCCTGGAATTACTCTCTTTTGAACCAGCGGGTAAAGAAGTTTTTAGAAGAAGAGAAACTAAAGCCAGAGGAAGTGTTGTTGTTTACATACCTCGCTACTCCGTTGGCTTTACGTTTGATAGAATCCTATCCTTGGGTGAGTGTAGTGTACGATGTGGTAAGTGACCCTAAGCAGGTAGAACCGAGACTAGCCCCTTTCGAAGAAAAACTTTTGCAGCGGGCTAATGTGACGCTTTTCGCTTCCGCGACGCTTCTTGAGCAATACAGGGACCATACTAAAAACCCGGTTCTGTTCCGCGACGGTTTTAACACAGAACTTCTGGAAGCTAAGGTGGAAACACCTCCAGAGGTGGCCAGGCTACCACGACCACGACTTTTATATATAGGAGGCATTAATCGAAAGCTGTGGGTCGAAGCAATAAAAGCGCTGTGCGAAGCGGTTCCCCATGGATCAGTCATTCTTATGGGACCAGTGGCTCACGGTGAGGTAGTGCTACCAAAGTTGCCTAATCTTTATCTGTTACCTCTTCGCCGTAAATATATTGAACTGGCTGGAGTTTTGCGAACTGCTGATGTAGGGCTCATCCCTTATCGACCTGACCATTACGCTGGTAATATGCATCCATCCAAGCTTAATGAGTATCTCGTATTTGGTCTTCCAGTAGTGGCCACAGCTACGCAGGAACTAGAAAGACTGGCTCAAGAATTCCCTGTTAAACTTTTTTACTTTGGTAGGACGCCAACAGAATTCGCAGAGGCTGGGCTCCTTGCTTTGGCTAAAAATATTAATTTACAAGAAGGTAAAATACAAATTCTAACTACCCAGTTTAGATGGAGAGAACGTGTTAGAGATTTTTTAAGACTTTGCGAGAATAATTAAAAAGCCATTCCTTTTTACGCAAAAAGTATGGCAAAAGTGCAATGATAACATTTTATAAGGAGAAGGATGGGTATGCATTTGAAAGAGTTTACTTATCAATCTGATAGTGGACTTTACGTTCCACCCTCAGGAGTACCTGAGTTCACGTATTCAGACGGTAGCGAGATAGAAGATTACATTTTATGGGCTGTCTCAAATGCGAAGGACAAAAGTTCTTTGTCTGAAGAGCTTCGGAGTTGGATAAAAGACTGGCCTACAAGATACCATTTGAGTCCCTCCCGTGCAAACTTACTTAGGCCGTTTTCGTTTTTAAATAAATCTGCTAAAGTCTTAGAGGTTGGATCTGGATGTGGAGCTATCACACGCTACTTGGGAGAAGTGTGCGGACAAGTTGACGCAATCGAGGGAAGTTATCGCAGAGCAAAGATTACACGTGAACGATGCTCAGATTTGCATAATGTTAACGTTTATGTAGCTAATGTTTTTGATGTATCCTTTGAAAAAGAATATGATATTGTCTCTATTATAGGAGTTTTAGAATATGCCCCGACATTTTGTCCCGAAGAAGTATCGACAGAAGAGTGTTGTGCTAAATTGTTAAAGTGTATAACCCAAGCTTTGAAGGATGATGGCATATTAATATTAGCCATCGAAAATAAGTTGGGTCTAAAATACTGGACAGGTGCTAAGGAAGATCATTCAGGTAGATCCTTTGATGGATTATACGACTATCCCCATTTTCCTGGTTTACCTTTAAGGCCAGTAACCTTCTCAAAAAACGAGCTTTACCAGTTACTTTTGTCAGTGGGTTTCAAATCGGTACAGTTTTATTACCCTTTTCCCGATTATAAGCTGCCGAATACTCTTATTAGGGACAGCGAAGAACTTAAACGAGGTGAACTTTTCCTTCATAATTGGATCGTTACACCTTTTGAAGATTATAGCGGATATCGAGAGTATCTATTACATGAGGGCTTAACGTTGAAAAGTTTGCATAAAGCGGGATTACTAGGAGATTTTGCCAATTCGTTCTTAGTTTTAACAAGCCGGGGAGATCTTTCTCATCTTATAGACGAAACATGGATTGCAAAAAGATTTTCTGTGGAAAGAAAGCCGTGTTATGCAACAGTAACGACACTTTACTGTATACCAGAGTTAAAGGTGGTTAAAAACCAAATATGCTCTGATATTTACATTCCGCAAGGTGGTCTATTGTCTCTTAAAGAAAATGTAGAGCAATGGTATCCTGGTGACCTACTTATTTACGAGCTTTATAAAGCCGTGTTGGATAAAGAGGATCCGGAGTTGCGTCTTAAAAACTTAACAATCTCTTTGAACGATTACCTGATCCAAAACTATGGTACCCAATTGTGTGATGCTCAAGGTTATCCTTTACTTCATGGGCGGGCCTTTGACGTAGTTCCGTGGAACATTATCGTATCTGGAGAACGTTGGGTAGAAATTGATAGAGAATGGGAATACCAGGGAATGCTCCCAGCTGACTTTGTTCTTTATAGGGGCCTTTATTACTTCTTAACCTCTCAACAACCCTATCTTGCTCAAAACAATAACATAAAGCTCAAAGAACCAGATGCGTTGGTAATATCTTTAATTAGAGATGTATATCCAAACTATGATGAAGAGCGTCATATGAAAAACAAAGTTTGGGAGGGACAACTGCAAGATTTTGTTATTGCATTACCTTTCGAAGTAAGAATTAAGCAGTTCCAGTTACAAATAGAAAGTGAACAAATCGAAAAGCAAAAGGTTTTGAATGAAAGAGATCACTTTAAGGCCCAAATAGTGGAAAAAGAGCAGCGCATTTTAGAATTGGAACAAAGCTTCGCGGATTTATCAAGCCGTGTATCTATAAAAGAAAAAAAATTTCTCCACGAGAAGGAGCGTTTAGAAACCCAAGTAGCCGAAAAGGAGCGGATAACCGCGCATCTGGAACAAAGCATCAATGAACTAAAAAAGCAATTGATAGAAAAGGATAATAATCTACTCATGATGCGCAATTCGCTTGGGTGGTTTCTTATTGAGCGGTATAGGAGGTTTGCAGACAAAATATTCCCACCGGGAACGAAGCGACGGGCAATATATGAATTGTGGCAAAAAGCTTTAAAAACCACCATTACGAGTGGGCCAGTAGAACTTTATAAGAAAACCAAAAATTGGTTTATCATCAAAAATAAACAAAGGAACGTAGCGAAATTGAAAAAAGTAGAAATAAATTCTGAGGAGTCTATACATGCCAGCGGTGGTTTATATGAGGAAGCATATAAACACATGCTTTCTGTGGCAAAAAAAGAAAGATCTAAGGATTATGTCCCCATACAAGAACACGATATATCACCTTCAGACATTCCTGTTCGATTAATTGCCTTTTATTTACCGCAGTTTCATCCGATTCCAGAGAACGATGAATGGTGGGGTAAGGGATTTACCGAATGGACTAATGTCTCTAAAGCCGTTCCGCAGTTTATCGGCCATTACCAACCCCATCTGCCCGGCGAACTGGGTTTTTACGACCTGCGTGTCCCTGAAGTTCAGCGACGTCAAGTTGAACTAGCTAAAAAATATGGCATTTACGGTTTCTGCTTCTATTACTACTGGTTCAACGGCAAACGCCTGCTATGGCGTCCTATTGAGCAATTTATTTCTGACTCTGAAATAGATTTTCCGTTTTGCCTATGCTGGGCAAACGAAAACTGGACTAGGCGCTGGGACGGCTTGGACAATGAAATATTAATCGCCCAAGTACACTCTGAGGAAAGTGATTTTGCATTTATTCGGGATATCGAACCTATTCTTCGTCACAAACGATATATTCGAATTAATGGACGACCATTGCTTATTGTGTATCGACCTCAGCTTATGCCTAATCCGGCAGCAACAGCAAAGCGATGGAAAGAGTATTGCCGAGAGGCTGGCATCGGAGATTTATACCTTGTAGCAGCTCAGACATTTGGTTTTTATGATCCACGAGAAGTTGGTTTTGATGCTGCGGTAGAGTTTCCTCCTCATAATGTTAACATTCCGGAAATCAATCACACGGTTCAGCTTTTGAATCCAAACTTTTCTGGTAAGATCTACCGTTATACAGACGTCGTAGAATATGTGTCGAACCGCCCTAGACCACCGTACCAGCTCTTCAAAACAGTATTTCCATCCTGGGATAATGAACCACGACGACCAGGACGCGGTCATATCTTTGCCTTTTCATCACCCGAGGCCTATAAAGATTGGTTAACACAGGCTTGCCTCTTTGCTTTGGAAGATCCAGATCCAGAGAAGCATATAGTATTCATCAATGCATGGAACGAGTGGGGAGAAGGAGCACACTTGGAGCCTGACAGGCGCTTTGGTTACGCTTATTTGCAAGCGACTGCAGATGTGCTTGAACAGCTTTCATCTTCAAAGCCTAGTGTGTTTATTGATCATTCGATCTTAAAAGATTTAGGTTCAGTCCCTGCAACCTCAGAAGTAGCAGTTATATTGCATTTGTATTATTTAGATCTCTGGGAAGAAATATCTACCTACTTGGGCAACATTAAAACATCTTTCGACTTATATATCTCTATTCCTTGGAACGCCCCGCCTCATTTTGAAAGGATAATATGTAGTAAATTCCCACAAACAATCGTCCTTAGGACAAAAAATCGAGGGAGAGACATTGCGCCATTT includes the following:
- a CDS encoding ABC transporter permease, whose amino-acid sequence is MLKNLVSKELRARYKGSILGFFWTFFNPLLMLIVYSFVFSFVMRSGIKNYSMFLFVALLPWNYLSSSILQGAASLVQNASLIKKVYFPREVLPLSVVLANLINYLLSLLILIPALLLFKIRLTWALLAFPLVLLVETILVASLTLLVSVGNVYFRDLEHITGVFMTAWFFLTPVVYSAETVPPNAKKFFAINPAAHIIEAYRDIFYEGIWPDWKALLYVGLGCLILFWLSLLAFQRWQKDIAEEI
- a CDS encoding ABC transporter ATP-binding protein; this encodes MKTEEGFRLVQEISNEIAIEVKDVWKKFRLYHEKTYSLKERIIFWGRSKTEDFWALKGINLTIPKGSTVGLIGRNGSGKSTLLKIISRILYPTRGEVKINGRVSTLLELGAGFHPDFTGRENIFLNASILGLTRKEIKERLDDIIAFAELGDFIDNPVRNYSSGMYMRLGFAVAVHVDPEILLIDEVLAVGDLAFQGKCLAKIKELQKKGTTIILVSHAPKQVEELCHFAVWLDRGEIKMQGEAKEVTKAYKEFVVAS
- a CDS encoding O-antigen ligase family protein, which produces MQLGRKKRLKEERKIVSTEKAVFRDKTLSDWNILSYIIYAGFLILLFYPPYFRGLFFERELLPTHIYSGILFLLWIVYKSTNLKENEFFRSPVDYAALALVGAYFISLFVSVNLRYAVGELLKYINYFIVYYLVSDIVRSERDKRIILWTMVLSAAGVAFAGIGSAAGTVNYPGAFVGGRINSTLQYPNTLAAYLTAALMLGLGLQVTSEKLWQKTVLAAVNYTLFLAFIFALSRAAWLMFPVFYLILIVGIPGSYKMKVIGYSLQTFAAGIFASPGFDSGITGGETGKVWLWYLAGFIVAIVVFYIFEKLSERVTVKVRPFTLLSIFVILTIIAGTAAYIALTTEKPLTLAHGPDEPESWKASWYTVGNVKPDTEYVLKVTVTTRPGLEQDKWGGAVLIKSVDKNNKETDIKSEFFNKALDHQLMEIPFKSLKDTAKLRIGFANNFPGTSATFSNAEIFEANDKAAGRRIILAYKYIPEAVAQRLSSISFGEFSFQGRLSFYRDALKIIKEHPLLGIGGGGWKSAYFAYQSYRYFTTEVHSFFLQLMVETGIIGLIAFLAIPVLIIRNLVINKADDPARSAVTWAVLSSATAILGHSAVDFNLSLAAVAIYLWALFGLAAADGMTATQTAKRRKPATGSYAVLVVGGITLLFIVGSGMLYSGYSYGQKAVQALQRGDIAGAMEAFEKASKYDPLTASFKADLSQIYDIIAEQGKNKELKDKAVKLREEAAAMEPYNAKLKSLLAEIYLREGRLEEGLSLLEEAARLNPYNISVWETLAEGYEKVAEVYIAKNQADRAKELFGKCVDIPSKIIELNRKSPQSDPGVVKLAATKNLMLYLTKAEKLSESPNRETVKKLEDLVFAADFSIDLNEDGRPDLWDVWGEGEIKIDPDRFASIKPAGESDVTLYLAEGINLEPNEPYEVELEADVLEGGYKIDVIADNKEVFSLAADKGEFVTPNDIEGKDTRIRVFVNPKSDVYLRGFLLYKK
- a CDS encoding glycoside hydrolase family 99-like domain-containing protein, producing MHLKEFTYQSDSGLYVPPSGVPEFTYSDGSEIEDYILWAVSNAKDKSSLSEELRSWIKDWPTRYHLSPSRANLLRPFSFLNKSAKVLEVGSGCGAITRYLGEVCGQVDAIEGSYRRAKITRERCSDLHNVNVYVANVFDVSFEKEYDIVSIIGVLEYAPTFCPEEVSTEECCAKLLKCITQALKDDGILILAIENKLGLKYWTGAKEDHSGRSFDGLYDYPHFPGLPLRPVTFSKNELYQLLLSVGFKSVQFYYPFPDYKLPNTLIRDSEELKRGELFLHNWIVTPFEDYSGYREYLLHEGLTLKSLHKAGLLGDFANSFLVLTSRGDLSHLIDETWIAKRFSVERKPCYATVTTLYCIPELKVVKNQICSDIYIPQGGLLSLKENVEQWYPGDLLIYELYKAVLDKEDPELRLKNLTISLNDYLIQNYGTQLCDAQGYPLLHGRAFDVVPWNIIVSGERWVEIDREWEYQGMLPADFVLYRGLYYFLTSQQPYLAQNNNIKLKEPDALVISLIRDVYPNYDEERHMKNKVWEGQLQDFVIALPFEVRIKQFQLQIESEQIEKQKVLNERDHFKAQIVEKEQRILELEQSFADLSSRVSIKEKKFLHEKERLETQVAEKERITAHLEQSINELKKQLIEKDNNLLMMRNSLGWFLIERYRRFADKIFPPGTKRRAIYELWQKALKTTITSGPVELYKKTKNWFIIKNKQRNVAKLKKVEINSEESIHASGGLYEEAYKHMLSVAKKERSKDYVPIQEHDISPSDIPVRLIAFYLPQFHPIPENDEWWGKGFTEWTNVSKAVPQFIGHYQPHLPGELGFYDLRVPEVQRRQVELAKKYGIYGFCFYYYWFNGKRLLWRPIEQFISDSEIDFPFCLCWANENWTRRWDGLDNEILIAQVHSEESDFAFIRDIEPILRHKRYIRINGRPLLIVYRPQLMPNPAATAKRWKEYCREAGIGDLYLVAAQTFGFYDPREVGFDAAVEFPPHNVNIPEINHTVQLLNPNFSGKIYRYTDVVEYVSNRPRPPYQLFKTVFPSWDNEPRRPGRGHIFAFSSPEAYKDWLTQACLFALEDPDPEKHIVFINAWNEWGEGAHLEPDRRFGYAYLQATADVLEQLSSSKPSVFIDHSILKDLGSVPATSEVAVILHLYYLDLWEEISTYLGNIKTSFDLYISIPWNAPPHFERIICSKFPQTIVLRTKNRGRDIAPFIELLDLVIKRNYHVALKIHSKKSLVRREGDLWKVEGEQWRKDMLIKLLGDSEKIMRIIRRLNGEERIGLIAPKNYIVPLASYLGENNMYLEKLTRRLEIMIDYNAPFSAGTMFWFKPQALVDLLKLELDYTMFEPEAGQVDGTLAHAIERLIGQIILAKGYKLVSDDEI
- a CDS encoding glycosyltransferase family 1 protein — encoded protein: MAAPWPYNKVAVAWNYSLLNQRVKKFLEEEKLKPEEVLLFTYLATPLALRLIESYPWVSVVYDVVSDPKQVEPRLAPFEEKLLQRANVTLFASATLLEQYRDHTKNPVLFRDGFNTELLEAKVETPPEVARLPRPRLLYIGGINRKLWVEAIKALCEAVPHGSVILMGPVAHGEVVLPKLPNLYLLPLRRKYIELAGVLRTADVGLIPYRPDHYAGNMHPSKLNEYLVFGLPVVATATQELERLAQEFPVKLFYFGRTPTEFAEAGLLALAKNINLQEGKIQILTTQFRWRERVRDFLRLCENN